The Hymenobacter swuensis DY53 genome includes the window CTGGATGGGCACCTGTCATCCTGGGCTTGCGAAAAACCTTATCACGTTTGAACAAGCCGGGGCTAGGATTGCCGTTCTTGCGTAGTAAGGTCCTTCGCAAGCCCAGGATGACAGGTGCCCATCCAGCTATTCAGTCCTCAATTCAACAGATACTTACTCTGCTTGAAGCTGTAGCCCACGGCCATCACCAAACGGCCCGCGCTGGCCGGGTGGTCGGTGCGGGCGGTGTACACGGGCAGCTGCACACTGGTGTTCAGGGAAAAGTTTTTGTAGTACACATCCAGCCCGGGGCCCAGCAACGCGTTATTCATGGCATGCTCGCCGGTGAGTTTGCCTTCGAAGGTTTCGCCCTTGGTTTTCTCGTAAAAGAACTGGGCCGAAGGATATACCTGCCAGTTGGTGCCCAGAGCTACCCGGTAGAACAGATTGGCAAACGTAGTAGTGCTGGGAGCTAAGCTTTCCTGCACAGCATTGCGGGTGGCCCGGCGGTAGCTACTGTTTAGGCTCAGGCCAACATTGCGGAAGCTGCCAATGTAATTAGCGTACATAAACCCATCGGTAGTGCCGGTGCCGGGCTGGTTGAGGGCCGGATAACGGCGGCCTAGGCCGTTGCGGCGCTGGTAGTTGCCGGTGGGTAGCTTGGCCCCGCCCCCCACAATTAGGCGACTTTGTACGCCCGCTGTTTCAATGGCCCGAATAAGGTGGTAGCCAGCAAAAACCGTCGCGTCGCCCACGCCGGCCAGGTTCAGCGTTGCGCCGTTGGCCCGGGCCGAGTTCATGACATAGGGCAGAAAGGCGTTCAGCTCCAGTCGTTTGCTCAAAAAGTATTTGCCTCGCAGTTCTACCACCCGGAAAATCTCGTAATCCGACGCATCGCCTTTATGAGAATGACGAAACTCCTCATCTACGTGGTTAAGGGGGCGGGCAATGAACGGCTGGGCTCCGGTGGGGAAGAACTGCGGCTGCTGCCCGTAGCTCTGGTACCCGTTGAACACCCGGTAGCGGTGCATCAGCGAAAAGCCACTCTGGTTATCGTAGGGCGTGATGCCCATGAAGCACCCGCAAATGTCGCAGGCACTAGTTGGCGCGGCCAGTAGCAATACGGGCAGCGCCAGAAATAAAAGTCTCTTGATCATATAGGAAGGAATAGCCCGCCGCCCCAAGCAGCGCATCATTGGGGACCTCTTGAATAGGCGGTTTCTAATGATGCGCACCACCTGAAGTGGCAGCCAGATTTACAGGGCTAGCGGGCTTCGGCCAGCCGCTTGTCCTGAATGAATTCTGTGTCAGTAAGCGTTTGCAGAAAGGCCATCAGATCAGCCTTTTCATTCTCAGAAAGCGAGATGCCCGGCCGGGTGCCTGCCTGCCGAAACTGCGCGTCCAGGGTGGCCGATTCTAGCATTCCATCGGCATAATGGTCCAGTACCTGCCGTAAGGTCTGGAAACGACCATCGTGCATGTAAGGCGGGGTGAGGGCCACGTTGCGCAGGCTGGGCACCTTGAACCGCCCCACGTCCTGCGGGCGGCCCGTAATGTGGGCCCGCCCGGAATCTGCTGCAAAGCTGCGGTCCAGCCCGTTATTGCGGTACGTCTCATCTGTAAACAACTCGCCCGCGTGACAGGAGCCGCACTTCTGGCGTAGCAGGGTGAGGCCCCTCAGTTCCCCGGCTGACAATTCGCCCCCGGCTTCGTGGCGACTATACTGGTCGTAGCGGGAGTGGCTGCTGGTGAAGGCGGCCGTGAACTGTGCCAGTGCCTTCAGCAGCTGCTGGGAGTCGATAGGCTTACGGCCGTACACCTGCGCAAACCGTTGCTGGTAGCCTGCATCCGCATTGAGCTTGTACAGTATGTTTTCCAGGGTTTCGTCCATCTCCACGGGGTTGGTGATGGGGGCCAGCGGCATAGTTTCGAGGTTTTTGGCTCCCCCATCCCACAGGAATTCACTCCGCCACCGCAGATTCTGCAGCGCCGGCGCATTACGGGTGCCCAGCAGATTGTCTACGCCGTGACTTACGCGGTGGTCCTGGTGGGCGAAGGCCACAAACTGCTGGTGGCAGCTACCGCACGAAATATCTCCGGTGCGCGACAAGCGCGGGTCATAGAACAGCGTCCGGCCCAGTTCGAAAGCTTCCCGGGTAGGTGGGTTCTGGCTGGTGGCGTACACCGGCGCCGGGAAGTTCGCGGGAACTTGGGTGCCGGGCACTTCCCAGTCGGGCGCCACGTCGGCATCGGTGGTGCAGCCTCCCGCCAGCAGTCCGGCCAGCCCCGCCAGGGCCAGCCGAACCGTCAGGTTTCGGAACATGATAAACGGCCGTTAGTTAGCGTGCACATGGTCCACGCGGAACATACCGGCGGCTTGGTTATCCGCTACTTTCACCGAGTTGCTGCCGCCCATTGTGTTAGAGAGGGTAGAAAAGTCGATGGGATTCGGACCGGTAAACATCTTCAGTACATCGGCTGCCAGATGCACGGCTGGCGTCCGGTCTTTGCGAATCTGAATGGTGGCCCCATTCAGCGAGGGCGACACGATGCGAATGGTATTGTTCGGCTTCTTAAATCCCCCGATGTGAAACAGCAGCTGCTTGTTGCCTCCAGCCTGCGGTGAGCTGCCCTCCAGCTTGGTATAGATGTAACCGGAATTCCAGGTCCAGAACATGCCATTAGCTGGGTCCAGCGCCCCGGTTTGTGCCCCCGATACGTTACGGGCACTGTCCACGCCAATCGTAAACGTGAGGGCAGTGTAGTCGCCCGCCGGCACGTTGGTTAGGGTGAAGGATTTGGTAACCGCGTCCGATTGTTTGAGCAGGTGGTAGCTCTCCGGCTCGGCATACTCGGTGCCATCAGCCTTTCTCAGTTTGATGTTGGAGAGGTAGTAGTTGAAGGTGGAAACCGTGAACTGCTGACCGGACGAAGTGGTGTAGGTACCCGTATTAAGCACCAGCGGAACGTTGCCAACCAAGTGGTCAACCTCCACATCCAGCGTGCCGGCGGCGGGCGTGGTTACGTCCGCATCATCAGTGCAGGCAGAGAAAGCAACGGTCAGGAAAGAAAGACAGGCAAGAGTAAACAGGCGAAATTTCATCGAAAAAACGGCAAATACAGGAAACTGAAAAACAGCCGTCAGCCGGATATCCTGTGCAGATATCCGGGACGAGGCAGCCCTGCTATGGCAGGCCGGGCGCAATCCGAAATTCAGGCCTGGGCCGTGGGGGGATGAAAAACGCCGTGTACCGACGAAAAAGCGTAGCAGGAGGCCACGCACGGGCCAAAGTGCACCTGGGCTTGGTAAACAGCTGCAAGCTTGGGCAGCACTACGCAAAGCAGGGGTGCCAGTACCTCGTACTTCACCTTGGCGAAACCGGCGCCGGGAGCCTTGCTTTCCGTATCGGCGGCTTTGCCGAGCTGCCTGCGCAGGTGGCACTTGCCGTTACAGTGCAGCCGGGGCTTGTTCTTATTCACACAGAACAGCCGGGTGATTTCCGCCTTCCGCGCCTGGTAATCCATTACCAGCAGCTCCCGACTAAACGTCTGCAGCAAAATAAGTACGGCCAGAAACAGGGCGAAAAAACGGGTCATCCCAACAACGCTACTAGATAAACGCTGCTGCAAGGTACCGCTCAACAGCCGGAATGCGGCGCGTTATTGCTGTTTTCTGTCTAAAAGGCAAGCAATTGTTCTACCTGTTCCTGCAGAAGCTGCTGATACAAAGGCTCAGTAAGCGTGCCCTCAGCCGTCAGGTGTTTATCAATGAACGGGAGCCGGACCCGCTGGGGCAGAACGGCGGTACCCAGGTACATCAGCACGTCGGTCAAGTGGTTCAGGGGAAGAATACCGCCCTGGGCACCGCTGCTCAGGCCTACCAGCGCGGCCTTTTTCCCGCGAATGCCGCCAGGGTAAGGTAATCCATCAATAAAGGCTTTCAGAACGCCGGGAAAAGAGCAGTTATACTCCGGAACTACAAACACCAGCTTATCGGCCGCCTCCGCCATAGCTACCAGGCGGTTGAAATCAGTATGCTGTCCTGTGTTGTGGTAGAGTGCGGACGTAGTGAAATCCAGCGGCAGCAGGACTAGATCCAGAATCTGAGCGTCTGTTCCCTGCTCGGCCAATAAGTTCAGGTATAAGTCCGCAATGCGTCGAGCCCGGGAGTTGGGCCGATTGGTACCGGCAACGATGGTTATCATCAGAAGAAATAGAATTAGAAGTCAGTGGCTGGCACAGAATAGGAACAGCATCTTTGCTGCACTGTTTTCGGCTCGCCTGGGAGCAATAAAAAAGCGAAACGGAAGCCCGTTTCGCTTTTTTTGAGTCCTGATAAGCACAACCGATAACTCTACGCCAAGTTATTCGAAGTTGCCTTAGCCAAGAGGAATTCCTGGTTCAGGATAGCAATGTTTTCGAGTGAAATACCCACCGGGCACTCTGCCGCGCAGCTACCAATGTTGGTGCAGGCTCCGAAACCTTCGATATCCATTTGTGCCACCATGTTTTCCACGCGGGTTTTGCGCTCCACGTGGCCCTGGGGCAGCAACGCCAGCTGGCTCACCTTCGCCGAAACGAAGAGCATAGCCGAGGCATTCTTGCAGGAGGCCACACAGGCACCGCAACCAATGCATGTTGCTGCTTCGAAAGCCCGGTCGGCAATTTCCTTGGGAACCGGAATTTCGTTGGCGTCAGGTGTACCACCGGTGTTGATGGATACGTATCCGCCCGCCTGAATAATCCGGTCGAAAGCCGAGCGGTCCACGCTCAGGTCTTTGTTGACCGGAAACGCAGCAGCCCGCCAAGGCTCAATGGTAATCGTATCACCATCGGAAAACTTGCGCATGTGTAGTTGGCAGGTGGTGGTACCCGACTCGGGGCCGTGCGCCCGACCATTGATGAACAGATTGCACGAACCACAGATACCTTCCCGGCAATCATGATCAAACGCAACCGGTTCCTCGCCTTTGCGGAGCAGGTCTTCATTGAGTACGTCCAGCATCTCCAGGAAGGACATATCCGGCGAGATATCCTTCACTTGGTAATCCACGATGTTGCCTTGAGTATTGCGGTTTTTTTGCCGCCACACTTTTAGCGTAAGGTTCATCGGTTTGGCATTGGGGTTACTTCCAGCCATTTTATTTCTGAATTATGAATTATGAATTAGAGATTATGAATCGAAATCATGAATTATGAACGATACTCCCTGAACAGGCAGACCACTCACAATTCATAATTCCTAACTCATAATTCAGCTCTACTTGTAGCTACGCTGCGTGAGTTTCACGTTTTCGAACACCAGCTCCTCCTTATTCAGGATTTCCGGCTGGTTTTCGCCCACGTACTGCCAAGCAGCCACATAGGCGTAGTTGTCGTCGTCGCGCTTTGCTTCACCTTCTTCGGTGGCGTACTCCTCGCGAAAGTGGCCGCCGCAGCTTTCGTTGCGGTCCAGCGCGTCGTCTACCATCAGCTCGCCCAACTCAATGAAGTCGGCTACGCGACCGGCTTTTTCCAGTGCCTGGTTTAGCTCGTTTTCGGTGCCGGTCAGCTTCAGGTCGCTCCAGAACTCCTTACGCAGTTTTTGGATTTCCGCTTTGGCAAAGCGCAGTCCTTCCGCATTGCGCGCCATACCGCAGTATTCCCACATCAGGTTGCCCAGATGTTTGTGGAAATCGTCAGGTGTGCGAGTGCCATTGATGCTCATCAGCTTCTGCACACGGGCGCGTACTTCGGCTTCCGTTTGCTGGAAGGCGGGGTGGTCGGTCGTAACCGGCTTGGGCGGCGTTTGGGCCAGATAATCCCCGATGGTGTAGGGAATCACGAAGTAGCCGTCAGCCAAGCCCTGCATCAGGGCCGAAGCGCCGAGGCGGTTAGCACCGTGGTCGGAGAAGTTGCACTCCCCGGTTGCATACAAACCAGGAATGGTGGTCTGCAGGTTGTAGTCAACCCAGAGGCCGCCCATAGTGTAGTGTACCGCCGGATAGATGCGCATCGGCTGCTGGTACGGGTTTTCGTCGGTGATTTTGGCGTACATGTCGAACAGGTTGCCATACTTCTGGCTTACTGCCTCCGCACCGGTCCGCTTGATAATATCCGCGAAATCGAGGTACACAGCTAGTCCCGTGCTGCCTACGCCACGACCTTCGTCGCACATCTGCTTGGCATTGCGCGAAGCCACGTCACGCGGCACGAGGTTACCAAACGCCGGGTACTTGCGCTCCAAGAAGTAGTCCCGGTCGTCCTCGGCAATGTCCGAAGCTTTGATTTCGCCTTTGCGTACACGCTCAGCAATTTCTACTGTTTTGGGCACCCACACGCGGCCGTCGTTACGCAACGACTCCGACATCAGCGTCAGTTTCGACTGGTAGTCACCCGATACCGGAATGCAGGTCGGGTGAATCTGGGTGAAGCAGGGGTTGGCGAAGTAGGCACCGCGCTTGTGGGCCCGCCAGGCAGCCGTCACGTTGCAATACATGGCGTTGGTGCTCAGATAGAACACGTTGCCGTAACCGCCGGTAGCTAGTACCACGGCGTGGGCCGCGTGTTGCTCAATCTCGCCGGTAATCAGGTTGCGGGTGATGATGCCCCGGGCCTGACCATCCACTACCACCACGTCCAGCATCTCGGAGCGGGTGTACAGCTTCACCTTGCCATAAGCGACCTGACGCGAAAGGGCCGAGTAGGCACCCAGCAGCAGCTGCTGTCCAGTCTGGCCCCGGGCGTAGAACGTCCGGCTCACCTGAGCACCCCCGAAAGAGCGGTTGGCCAGCAATCCACCATATTCCCGGGCAAATGGTACGCCCTGAGCTACGCACTGGTCGATGATATTGACCGATACCTGCGCCAGCCGGTACACGTTGGCTTCGCGGGCACGGTAATCACCACCTTTAATAGTGTCATAAAACAGCCGGAATACGGAGTCGCCGTCGTTCTGGTAGTTTTTGGCCGCATTGATACCACCCTGCGCAGCAATGGAGTGGGCCCGACGCGGGGAATCGTGGAAGGTAAATGCTTTCACGTTATAGCCCAGCTCAGCCAGAGAGGCTGCTGCCGAGGCACCAGCCAAGCCGGTACCCACCACGATAATATCGTACTTCCGCTTATTGGCGGGGTTTACGAGCTTAACGTTGAACTTATGCTTGTCCCATTTTTCGGCCAAAGGGCCTTCGGGAATTTTGGAATCCGGAAACATCGGCTGTCGAGTTTAGGACTTATTTGAAGAAGAAGAAGTAGACCGGCATGGCGGCAAAAGCAGCGCACACGACAATCGAGAAAGCATACCCTACAAACTTGATGGCGGGCGTGTACTTGCGGTGCGTGAGGCCCAGCGTCTGGAAGGCGCTGCTGAAGCCGTGAAGCAAATGATAGAGTAGTGCGAACTGAGCTACCACGTACAGCGCCACGTAGAACGGATTTTTGAAAGCGTCCAGTACCAGCGTGTAAGCATCTTCGTTGCCGTTGGCGTCGCGCGGTACATCTCCAAACCGCAAGGAGCCGAAGAAGTTGTACAGATGCACAACCAGGAAAAATAGCACAATGGAGCCCAGCATAGCCATGCTGCGGGAATGCCAAGAGCTATTCTGCTCAATGTGGTTGGATACATAGCCCTGGCTGCCCCGGGCGCTACGGTTTTTGATGGCCAGGGAAAGACCTTCGTAAATGTGAAATCCGAAGCCCAGTACCAGCACAATTTCCAGCGTGCGGATAATGGGGTTGTGGCCCATGAATTCGGAGTAAGCATTGAATGCTACTCCATTATCGGCCTTGAATAACTGTAGGTTACCAACCAAGTGAACTACTAGGAAGGAACAGAGAAACAGGCCGGTTACGGCCATGATGATTTTGCGGCCGATGCTGCTGGAAAAGGTTTTGGAAATCCAACTCATAGAGAGTTACTGAATGGTTTGGGTGGGTTGGTTGTACCGGCCAAAGGTAGCTTCCAACCTAACAGGAAACAATCTGAATAAGCTGGCTGCGTTAGATGCATCAGAGTGAATCTATCCCCGGCCAACTCCGTTAGTACCTTGCGCTGGTTACCTAACCTGAAGCATAGATTTTTGTTAGGTTCCTGCTGGGTTTTTACTGAACTTCCTCTTCTTCCTGTCTCCCGCCTGTTAAGCCGTTGATTGTATGAATCATGTAGTACATAATCGCCCGGTACGGCTTTGGCTGGCTGGGCTGCTTTTATTGGTCGTCTGGTTAAGCTCGTGGTCAACGGCGCAGGCCACACACCTGCGCGCTGGCGACATTCAGGCCAAGACCGATACCACTGCTGCCCGTAACCCGCGCCGCATCTTCTTCAAACTAGTGCTATATACGGATGCATCAGCCCCGAATGCGGTAGATGAGCCTTTCGTAACAATATTTTTTGGTGACCGGACCTGTACCGGGGAAAGAGCTGTACCTCGGGTCAAGAAGGAGTTAATTTCCCCGGATTACTATCGTAACGTCTACTATTTCGAACATACGTACAATTCGCCAGGGACTTATAAGGTTATGTACCTGAGCGAGAACCGGGTGGCAGGCGTGGTGAACATGGTTAATTCCGTTAACCAGTCCTTTTTCATATCGACCACGGTCACCATTGACCCGTTTCTTACGAATACCTCCCCGGTTCTGAAGGCTCCCGCAATTGATAAGGCCGCTATCCGGCAGGTATTCCTTCACAACCCTGCCGCGTTTGATGCCGACGGGGATTCTCTGGCCTACGAACTGCAGCCGAGCCAGCAGGCCGGAACCGTCGCTTCGGCCCTTAATAACTGCACTCCGGTGCCATCAACAGTTGGTGGATTTCGCTATCCGAATGACCCGGCTTTGGGAGGCAGTCCGGTGCAGGTAGCCTATTCCGGCCCTCCGGTAGGGCGACCAGGGGAAGCGGCCATCTTTGAGCAGGATGCCCGTACCGGCCAGATTGTGTGGAACTCGCCCGCCATTCAGGGCGACTACAACGTGGCATTTGTGGTAAGAGAATACCGCCGGACCCCAGGTGAGAAGGCGCGTCTGATTGGCGAAGTGGTGCGGGACATGCAGATTACGGTGCGGGCCACCAACAACCTGCGCCCCACCATCATGGTGCCCGCCGATATCTGCGTAATAGCCAACACGCCGGTTCCTAACGGTATTATTACGGCTACTGACCCCGATAATAACCCGATTACGTTGGAAGCCTTCGGGGGAATGTTGCCCACGCCGGGTTCCTTCGTACAGACGGCGACCGGGCCTCCTACCGCGCGGGGCGTGTTCCAGTGGACTCCCACCTGCGCCAACATTCGCACGGACCCTTACCCGGTGCTGTTCAAGGCTACTGACCGTCCGGTGGCCGGACAGACGCCGCTAATTGACGAGCGTACCTGGCTGATAACGGTTATCGGGCCAGCACCGCAAAACCTGCGCGCTACGCTGCAGGGAAGTACCAGCCGACTTGACTGGGACAGTTACAGCTGCCAGAACCCCGGAGCGCAGATCCTGATTTTCCGCCGCGAAAACTCCTACAACTTCATTCCCGGGCCGTGCGAAACCGGCCTGCCGGCTGCGGCCGGCTACACGCAGGTGGGCTCGGTAAGTGCCGGCACCCGCACCTTCTTGGACGATAACAACGGCCGGGGGCTGGACCGGGGCAAAACGTACTGCTACCGTATCTATGTGCAATTTGCCGCGCCGGGAGGGGGCGCCAGCATTGCCTCCAACGAGGCGTGTGTAACCCTTAATGGCCGTGCGGCTCGCCTCACTAATGTTACGGTGGACCGTACGGATCCGGCCAACGGGCAGATTACCGTACGCTGGACCAAACCAACTTCCTCGGTAGGCTTTGGTACGCCGCGTGGCTACCGCCTGTATCGGGCCCCAAGCCTGAACCCGGTTGCCGCTGATTTCGCGCAGGTGTATACCACCACGAACCTGGACGATACGACGTTTGTGAATACTGGTCTGAATACCACTGCCAACACGTATTCTTATCGACTGGAGTTCTATAACACGGCGGTTGCCGGGGCGGCCGAAACGGTGGAAACGGCTGGTCCGGCCTCCAGCGTGCGGGTTGCGGGCACTCCCAATCCGCTTGCCAACACCATCACGGTTGCTTGGACATACAGAGTGCCGTGGGATAACAGCAAACGGCCAACCACGGTGTATCGTCGGGAGCCGGGTGGGGCGTTCCGGCCGGTTGCCAAAGTAACGGGCACGGCTACCGGTGGCACCTACACCGACGCCGGCAGCAGCACCGCACCGCTGGTAAAGGGCCGCACGTACTGCTACTACGTGAAAACCAACGGCACCTACGACAGCACGCTGCCTGACTCGCTGATTAACCTTAGCCAAGAGCAGTGCGTTGATCTGCGGGCTATTCCCTGCACGCCGGTTCTTACGCTAAAGCCCACCAACTGCGACAGTCTGGCCAGCCGCTTGTTTGACTTGCCGACCACGCCTCTTAGCGGCCAGGTATATACCAACTCCCTGAGCTGGACGCTCAGCAATCTGCCCAACGCCGACTGTAGCCGCAACATCGTTTCCTATATCATCTTCTACGCGGCTACCGATGCGGAGCCGCTGCAGGAACTGACCCGCGTACCCGGCTCCCAGACTACATATCTGCATCAGGGTCTTACTTCGGCGCAGGGCTGCTACGCCGTGCAGGCGGTAGATGCCAATGGCGCAGTTAGTGCGCTCAGCAATAAGGAGTGCAAGGATAATTGCCTGCTGTTCCTGTTACCCAACATCTTTACCCCCAACGGCGACGGTAAAAACGACACCTTCCGGCCCAAGGTCTTCAGCCCCATCACCCGCACTTCCGTAAAGATTTTCAACCGCTGGGGAGTGAAAGTGTACGAAAGCGACAAAGACCCGCTCATCAACTGGACCGGCGGCGGCAGCGGCACGGAGTCCGGCTCTAACGCTAAGGTGTCGGATGGCATGTACTTCTACCAGGCCGAGGTAGAGTTTCAGGATACGAACCGTACCAAGCGTACTTTCAAAGGCTGGGTGCAGGTCAACCACTAATAGCTGCCATAACGCTTAGTTGCGTAAAAGCCGGATGACCCAGTTGGTTCATCCGGCTTTTTTCATTCCCTTTTCTCATGAAAAACACTTTTCTTCTTGGCTTCCTGCTGTTGGCAGCTGCCTGCACCTCACCCCAGCAAACCACTACTGCTGAAACCCAAACTACTACGCAGGAGCCCGTTGGTGCTGCTGCAGTCAGCGAAACCCAGGCAGCTACCATTGCCACGCGCTACTTTCGTTCCCAGCCTGATTCGGCCGTGTACCAACTCAATACGTTGCAGGTAATGGAAGCCGGACCGCATTGGCAGGTGTTGGTAAAACGCTCTGACCGCGTCGGCCGCATGCCTGATAATTCGGCCATTGAGGTAGATAAGCAGACCGGAGCCGTTAGCACCGTGATGGTGAAGTAAAACCTGCTGCTCCATAGTGCGAAGCGTTGCGCATTCCCGGCTATTTCTGCAGCTTGCGCCTCCAAATTCCAACCCCTGCCTGCTGCTCTTGCTGGTGTACCGCTGGACAGCAGGTTAAAAGATCGACCATGAAAGCAGTGATTTTCCCCGGCCAGGGCAGCCAGTTCAGTGGTATGGGCCGTGAGTTGTACGAGCAGCACCCAGCCGCCCGGCAGCTGATGGACCAGGCCAACGAAATCCTGGGCTTCTCACTAACCGAGGTGATGTTCTCGGGCTCTGAAGAAGACCTGCGCCGTACTGATGTAACGCAGCCGGCTATTTTTCTGCATTCAGTGGCGCTGGCCGCCGTATTGCCCAATTTCCGCCCCGCTATGGTGGCCGGCCACTCCCTGGGTGAGTTTTCGGCGCTGGTTGCGGCCAAGGTGCTGCGCTTTGAGGATGCCTTGCAGTTGGTTGCAAAGCGGGCCAATGCTATGCAGGCTGCCTGCCAGGAGCAACCCGGCACCATGGCGGCTATCCTCGCCTTAGACGACGACACGACGGCCCGTATCTGCCAGGAAATTACTGACGGCGGCAACGTGGTGGTAGCGGCCAACTATAACTGCCCCGGTCAGCTGGTCGTATCCGGTTCTCAGCGTGGCATTGAGCTGGCTTGTGAGCAGCTGAAAGCCGCCGGAGCCAAGCGGGCTCTGCCGCTGCCGGTGGGTGGCGCATTCCATTCTCCCCTCATGAAATCGGCGGAAACGGCGCTGGCGGAGGCCATTGCCCGTACTACCTTCTCGGCGGGTATCTGCCCGGTATATCAGAACGTAGATGCGGCTCCGCACACCAACCCCGACGAAATCCGGGAGAATCTGGTGCGGCAGCTGACGGCGCCCGTTCGTTGGACGCAGAGCGTACAGCGCATGGTGCAGGACGGCGCAACGGAATTTGTAGAGTGCGGCCCCGGCAAAGTATTGCAGGGACTTGTAAAGAAGATTGCCCCGGAAGCGGCTATCAGCTCGGCTATAGTATAGCTGCACCACAACCCAAAAAGAGAGGCCTGCCGATAACTTCGGCAGGCCTCTTTTTTCGGTTCAGATGCGTTGCACTTCCAGCGGGTCGGGGCAGGTTGCCAGCAGCATTGCTACCGTACGGTCCAACGCCGGGTGTAGCACATGGGCCGCAATTTCAGCCAGCGGCACCAGGGCAAACCGGCGTCCCGGCAGGCGCGGGTGCGGTAGCTGAAGTTGAGGTGTATCCAGCACCAACGTATCATACAGCAGAATATCCACGTCCAGCGTGCGGGCTCCCCAACGCACCAGCCGTTCCCGCCCTGCCTGCTGCTCAACGGCCTGGCAGGCCGTCAAAAGTTGGTTGGGAGTAAGAGAAGTCCGGATACTCACGGCTTGGTTCAGGAAAGCCGGCTGGTCCTCTAAGCCCCAGGCCGCCGTTTCATACAAGCCCGAGACGGCCAGCACGACGCCCGCTGAAGCCTCCAACTGCCGGACTGCTTCGAGAAGAATGGTGGCCCGGTTTCCGAGGTTGGAGCCGAGTAGGAGGTAGGCGGTGGGCATGAGCTTACAGGACGCGCCGCAGAAACTCCAACGTAGCCTCAGCCGCTTGTTGGGCTTCAGTAGGCAACTCGGTTGAGGGCCAGGGGTGGCCGCCGCCGAAGTTGTGTGTTACGCCGGGCAGAATACGTAACTCGGCGGCCGGCTGCCACTCCTTGAGTTGATGGGCACGGTCTACCGGTACCGTTTCGTCCTGGTCGCCGTGCAGAATGAGAACGGCGCGGCTCCTGAGCTTGCGGCGCAGGCCATGGCGGATATCGAGCCGCAACCGGTTCTGATGGTAATCTTCCACAATCTGGAAATACAACGGGAGCTGCTGCTTGGTGCGGCTGTTCTCAACGTGAAACACGCCCTGCTGCTGCCATTGCTGCATAAGTGGCTCCGACCAGCCCGGATTCACGTCACTGATGGCGGCCCAAGATGCTACGGCTTTTACGCGGGCATCTTCAGCCGTTTTCAGCAGCACCAGGCCGCCGCCCCGGCTGTGACCGATGAGCGCCAGCCGCGTCAAGTCCATTTCCGCAGCCGGAATGCCCGCCTGACCGGACGTATGCAAATAATCCAGCAGGGCCCCAATGTCGTCAAGCTCCAGGCTGAAATTGTTGCGGCCAAAGGCTTCCAGATCCTCCAGGTCGCCGGTGCCGCCTACTACCAGGCCATTGTGCGAAAGGTTCAGCTTCACGAACACGAAGCCCTGATGGGCAAACCAATCGGCCAGCAGATTGAAATGGCCCCAGTCTTTAAAACCCTTGAACCCGTGCACAAATACCACCACCGGCTTGGGTTGCCCGTCGGCCACAAACCGTGCATCGGCCGCGAATGGCCGGCTGTGGCGGGCGCAGGAAAGCAGAAAATCAACGGATGTCGGTTGAGTTGCCATAGCAGCGAAGGTAAGTGGATTGTTGAACTGGTGGATGGGCGAATAGTTGGATGGCTGGACGAGTGACCAGTTCACCTATCCGCCAGTTCATCCGTCCAACAATTCAACAATCCACTTACCTTCG containing:
- a CDS encoding cytochrome-c peroxidase, translated to MFRNLTVRLALAGLAGLLAGGCTTDADVAPDWEVPGTQVPANFPAPVYATSQNPPTREAFELGRTLFYDPRLSRTGDISCGSCHQQFVAFAHQDHRVSHGVDNLLGTRNAPALQNLRWRSEFLWDGGAKNLETMPLAPITNPVEMDETLENILYKLNADAGYQQRFAQVYGRKPIDSQQLLKALAQFTAAFTSSHSRYDQYSRHEAGGELSAGELRGLTLLRQKCGSCHAGELFTDETYRNNGLDRSFAADSGRAHITGRPQDVGRFKVPSLRNVALTPPYMHDGRFQTLRQVLDHYADGMLESATLDAQFRQAGTRPGISLSENEKADLMAFLQTLTDTEFIQDKRLAEAR
- a CDS encoding MbnP family protein produces the protein MKFRLFTLACLSFLTVAFSACTDDADVTTPAAGTLDVEVDHLVGNVPLVLNTGTYTTSSGQQFTVSTFNYYLSNIKLRKADGTEYAEPESYHLLKQSDAVTKSFTLTNVPAGDYTALTFTIGVDSARNVSGAQTGALDPANGMFWTWNSGYIYTKLEGSSPQAGGNKQLLFHIGGFKKPNNTIRIVSPSLNGATIQIRKDRTPAVHLAADVLKMFTGPNPIDFSTLSNTMGGSNSVKVADNQAAGMFRVDHVHAN
- a CDS encoding NADPH-dependent FMN reductase; this translates as MITIVAGTNRPNSRARRIADLYLNLLAEQGTDAQILDLVLLPLDFTTSALYHNTGQHTDFNRLVAMAEAADKLVFVVPEYNCSFPGVLKAFIDGLPYPGGIRGKKAALVGLSSGAQGGILPLNHLTDVLMYLGTAVLPQRVRLPFIDKHLTAEGTLTEPLYQQLLQEQVEQLLAF
- a CDS encoding succinate dehydrogenase/fumarate reductase iron-sulfur subunit, with protein sequence MNLTLKVWRQKNRNTQGNIVDYQVKDISPDMSFLEMLDVLNEDLLRKGEEPVAFDHDCREGICGSCNLFINGRAHGPESGTTTCQLHMRKFSDGDTITIEPWRAAAFPVNKDLSVDRSAFDRIIQAGGYVSINTGGTPDANEIPVPKEIADRAFEAATCIGCGACVASCKNASAMLFVSAKVSQLALLPQGHVERKTRVENMVAQMDIEGFGACTNIGSCAAECPVGISLENIAILNQEFLLAKATSNNLA
- a CDS encoding fumarate reductase/succinate dehydrogenase flavoprotein subunit yields the protein MFPDSKIPEGPLAEKWDKHKFNVKLVNPANKRKYDIIVVGTGLAGASAAASLAELGYNVKAFTFHDSPRRAHSIAAQGGINAAKNYQNDGDSVFRLFYDTIKGGDYRAREANVYRLAQVSVNIIDQCVAQGVPFAREYGGLLANRSFGGAQVSRTFYARGQTGQQLLLGAYSALSRQVAYGKVKLYTRSEMLDVVVVDGQARGIITRNLITGEIEQHAAHAVVLATGGYGNVFYLSTNAMYCNVTAAWRAHKRGAYFANPCFTQIHPTCIPVSGDYQSKLTLMSESLRNDGRVWVPKTVEIAERVRKGEIKASDIAEDDRDYFLERKYPAFGNLVPRDVASRNAKQMCDEGRGVGSTGLAVYLDFADIIKRTGAEAVSQKYGNLFDMYAKITDENPYQQPMRIYPAVHYTMGGLWVDYNLQTTIPGLYATGECNFSDHGANRLGASALMQGLADGYFVIPYTIGDYLAQTPPKPVTTDHPAFQQTEAEVRARVQKLMSINGTRTPDDFHKHLGNLMWEYCGMARNAEGLRFAKAEIQKLRKEFWSDLKLTGTENELNQALEKAGRVADFIELGELMVDDALDRNESCGGHFREEYATEEGEAKRDDDNYAYVAAWQYVGENQPEILNKEELVFENVKLTQRSYK